From one Salmo salar chromosome ssa09, Ssal_v3.1, whole genome shotgun sequence genomic stretch:
- the LOC106611385 gene encoding zinc finger protein 585A, whose amino-acid sequence MSRERETLLDEIELSLYTLTEDNLHYLCERIGIGGKDGSEVKGKTQRSLRRIVGEYCENVNLMESDEQGMSRLLQLKEDIKVIQEDARGVPSSPSQSATAEVDTTQASCDGEPNEEGGSRLPNNRKLADPAPEWLIIPEQRESLDPDCDSGTQSVQQEATVLLEDCRFMLGRRFKVEEQEEMISVFANEGEGPESSDSSVETLSTPGEKHQELDKAKRSHHSPQRKERSTKRSQPKRHLHTHSGETSSHCSGSKESVSSVSSYQCPECKKRFSSNSGLQKHLRLHGGKRLFQCSQCDKSFIKSKNLYQHLPVHSGEKPHPCSDCGRTFSTARYLTKHKRIHSGIKPFCCPHCDKRYTRSDQLKIHIMTHTGERPYQCGQCEKSFKMKANLKEHLLLHEVKMSHRCPDCDQRFSAEETLKEHMQLHKGEKPFHCLQCEKRYSTSDELKEHMMSHTEEKINFVSENRSPSSRNVREQCQETAHTVDKPDLGSDCGTDFAQQDKLVKHQQAHTEESPTHTAEKPTHTEKKTHYCPECGKKYHSTSHFKEHLRSHTGDRPYQCSQCEKSFTKQIHLKRHMYSHTGEKLYHCGDCNLYFLNEIEYKRHKHIGEKPHHCSVCSVRFSLLEDLKAHERIHTGENPHHCSDCGQNFATAGCLKKHKLLHSGEKPFHCPQCGKKYTRADQLKDHMKIHSEEKPYECPVCAKKFHDSRQLKVHQRAVHAASSYICSDCGKSFALLGNLNAHQRTHTGEKPHQCPVCEKRYTKRSHLKEHMRIHTGEKPYQCSQCEKSFTTQTGLNHHLYTHTGEKPRHHCPDCNESFTSWIPFKRHKQQHTGEKPHLCSNCGLSFLIEEDLKAHERIHTGEKPHHCPDCEKSFSSAGNLKKHKRLHTGEKPFHCERCDEKFTRSDRLKVHMMSHTGEKPFQCPECDKSYNNSTQLKNHQRIIHRGEKPYLCSDCGKSFGKLGNLTEHQRTHTGEKPHVCPECGKQFAHAKHLKRHQREHTGEKPYQCPDCEKCFSRVDYLKTHQITHKPPHMRSTVDKPYGCSDCGKRFGQISGLRAHQKIHTGETPYDCTAYGKSFVNL is encoded by the exons ATGAGTCGAGAGAGGGAAACATTGTTGGATGAAATCGAACTGAGTTTATATACTTTAACTGAGGACAATTTACACTACCTGTGTGAACGTATTGGAATAGGAGGCAAAGATGGGTCAGAGGTCAAAGGAAAGACTCAACGCTCATTGCGTCGTATAGTAGGGGAATATTGTGAAAATGTAAATCTAATGGAATCAGATGAGCAGGGAATGTCTCGGTTACTCCAACTGAAAGAAGACATCAAAGTAATACAGGAAGATGCCAGGGGTGTGCCCTCGAGTCCCAGCCAATCAGCGACAGCAGAGGTGGACACCACACAAGCAAGCTGTGATGGAGAACCGAATGAGGAGGGAGGATCTCGGTTACCTAATAACAGGAAGTTGGCGGATCCAGCACCAGAGTGGCTCATTATACCAGAGCAGAGGGAGTCACTAgatcctgattgtgacagtggcaCACAGTCTGTACAGCAGGAGGCAACAGTGCTGCTGGAGGACTGTAGGTTTATGCTGGGGCGGAGATTCAAAgtggaagagcaggaggagatgATTTCGGTCTTTGCTAATGAAG GAGAGGGTCCTGAGTCCTCAGACTCATCAGTGGAGACATTATCTACACCAGGGGAGAAACACCAGGAACTTGACAAAGCAAAGAGATCTCACCACAGCCCTCAACGTAAGGAGAGATCCACAAAACGATCACAGCCTAAACGGCACCTGCACACACACTCTGGAGAGACGTCATCCCACTGTTCAGGTAGCAAAGAAAGTGTATCTTCTGTGAGTTCTTACCAATGCCCTGAATGTAAGAAGAGATTCTCTAGTAATTCAGGTCTTCAAAAACACTTGCGACTACATGGTGGTAAGAGGCTTTTCCAGTGCTCACAGTGTGACAAGAGTTTCATAAAGAGTAAAAATCTTTATCAACACCTGCCAGTGCACTCTGGAGAGAAGCCTCacccctgctctgactgtggccGAACTTTCTCTACTGCACGGTATTTAACTAAACACAAGCGTATACATTCAGGGATTAAGCCTTTCTGTTGCCCCCATTGTGACAAGAGGTACACCAGATCAGATCAGTTGAAAATTCATATCATGACGCATACTGGGGAGCGGCCTTACCAATGTGGTCAATGTGAGAAGAGTTTTAAAATGAAGGCAAATCTTAAAGAGCACCTGTTATTACATGAGGTAAAGATGTCTCACCGCTGTCCTGACTGTGATCAAAGGTTCTCCGCTGAGGAAACTTTAAAGGAACACATGCAGTTACACAAAGGAGAGAAACCTTTCCACTGTCTGCAATGTGAGAAGAGGTACAGTACTTCAGATGAGTTGAAAGAACATATGATGTCTCATACTGAAGAGAAGATTAATTTTGTTTCTGAGAATAGATCGCCAAGTTCCAGAAATGTAAGAGAACAATGTCAGGAGACGGCCCATACTGTTGACAAACCTGACCTCGGCTCTGACTGCGGAACAGATTTTGCTCAACAAGACAAGCTGGTAAAACACCAGCAAGCACACACTGAGGAAAGCCCAACACACACTGCCGAAAAGCCAACGCACACTGAGAAAAAGACTCACTACTGCCCCGAATGTGGAAAAAAATACCATAGCACTTCACACTTCAAAGAACACCTGCGTTCACACACTGGTGACCGACCTtaccagtgttctcagtgtgaaAAGAGTTTCACAAAACAAATACATCTTAAGCGACATATGtactcacacactggagagaaactaTACCATTGTGGAGATTGCAATTTATATTTCCTTAATGAAATCGAATATAAGAGACACAAGCACATTGGAGAGAAGCCTCACCACtgctctgtctgtagtgttcgtTTCTCTTTATTAGAAGATCTAAAAGCACATGAAaggattcacacaggagagaatcctCACCACTGCTCTGACTGCGGGCAAAATTTTGCTACAGCGGGATGTTTAAAGAAACACAAGCTGTTGCAttcaggagagaaacctttccaCTGCCCACAGTGTGGTAAGAAGTACACCAGAGCGGACCAGTTAAAAGATCATATGAAGATACATTCTGAAGAGAAGCCTTACGAATGCCCGGTTTGTGCAAAGAAATTCCATGATTCTAGGCAATTAAAAGTTCACCAGAGAGCAGTGCATGCAGCATCTTCTTACAtatgctctgactgtggaaagagctTTGCTCTACTGGGCAACCTTAATGCCCACCAGCGAACGCATACTGGGGAAAAGCCTCACCAGTGCCCCGTCTGCGAAAAGAGGTACACAAAACGATCACATCTTAAAGAACACATGCGTATACACACTGGTGAGAAACCTTACCAGTGCTCTCAGTGTGAGAAGAGTTTCACAACACAAACAGGTCTTAATCatcacctatacacacacactggagagaagccccgCCACCACTGTCCAGACTGTAATGAAAGTTTTACGTCTTGGATACCCTTTAAAagacataaacaacaacatactGGAGAGAAGCCTCACCTCTGCTCTAACTGTGGTCTTAGTTTCCTCATAGAAGAGGACTTAAAAGCACATGAAAGGATTCACACGGGAGAGAAGCCTCACCACTGCCCTGACTGTGAAAAAAGTTTCTCTTCAGCAGGTAATTTGAAAAAACACAAGAGGTTACATACGGGAGAGAAACCTTTCCACTGCGAGCGTTGTGATGAGAAATTTACAAGATCAGATCGGTTGAAAGTTCATATGATgtcacatacaggagagaaacctttccaATGTCCTGAATGTGATAAAAGCTACAATAATTCGACCCAATTGAAAAATCATCAGAGAATAATACATAGGGGAGAAAAACCGTACCTTTGCTCCGACTGTGGAAAGAGCTTTGGCAAACTAGGTAACCTTACAgaacaccagcgaacacacactggGGAAAAGCCTCATGTCTGCCCTGAGTGTGGGAAGCAGTTTGCCCACGCAAAACACTTAAAGAGACATCAGCGGGAACATACGGGAGAAAAACCGTATCAATGCCCTGACTGTGAGAAATGTTTCTCCCGGGTAGATTATCTAAAAACACACCAGATAACACACAAGCCTCCTCACATGCGCTCTACTGTAGATAAACCCTatggctgctctgactgtgggaagcgTTTCGGGCAGATCTCTGGCCTTAGAGCACATCAAAAAATCCACACTGGAGAGACTCCTTATGACTGTACTGCGTATGGAAAGAGTTTTGTAAACCTGTAA